From Lolium perenne isolate Kyuss_39 chromosome 5, Kyuss_2.0, whole genome shotgun sequence, a single genomic window includes:
- the LOC127299152 gene encoding scarecrow-like protein 34 yields MGSSSYLPASSMNSPGPDDDSLYLYLSDLIPASPSSYLDLPPTPHHDHHHHLPSTDLDDLVAGGADSPSSTPEDLVLPYISRMLMEENIDDKFFYDYPDNAALLEAQKPFLDILSDPSSNSNCTSDDTNRAASPCSPSDGSVCTSAITNADSYDRRFHYDPVVDLDPAAFFSAGANADLMNSAFLKGMEEANKFLPSQDKLVIDLEASSANFFRGLDEGNKFLPTHNTKGAARTVKKEEAVEAISAISSISNSNSNLTSGGGGGRGRKNPYRDDELEQEGGRSSKQSAMQGDDVTAREMFDRMLMPSEEMCVEQMQNLRIAMQEAVAKNDAAGGGAGKDGKARGRRGASDVVDLRTLLIHCAQAVATDDRRSATELLKQITLHARPDGDGTQRLAHCFAEGLQARLAGTGGMVHQSLMATRISAVDMLKAYQLYMAAICFKKVSFIFSNSTIYIASLGKKKIHIIDYGIQYGFQWPCFLRRISQREGGPPEVRITGIDLPQPGFRPKERIEETGRRLSKYASEFNVPFKYQAIAAAKMESLRKEDLNIDPEETLIVNCLFQFKNLMDESVVIESPRDVVLSNIRKMRPHTFIHAIVNGSFSAPFFVTRFREVLFYYSALFDVLDTTTPRDNEQRMLIEQNIFGRAALNVIACEGTDRVERPETYRQWQVRNQRAGLKQLPLNPDVIDIVREKASNGYHKDFVIDLDQNWLLQGWKGRILYAISTWAANDASS; encoded by the coding sequence CCGCCTCCTCCATGAACTCCCCCGGccccgacgacgactccctctacCTCTACCTCTCCGATCTCATCCCCGCTTCGCCCTCCTCCTACCTCGACCTCCCCCCGACCCCGCACCACGACCACCACCATCACCTGCCCTCCACCGACCTCGATGATCTCGTCGCGGGCGGCGCCGACTCCCCCTCCTCCACgcccgaggacctcgtcctccccTACATCTCCCGCATGCTCATGGAGGAGAACATCGACGACAAGTTCTTCTACGACTACCCCGACAACGCCGCCCTCCTCGAGGCGCAGAAGCCCTTCCTCGACATCCTCTCCGACCCTTCCTCCAACTCCAACTGCACCTCCGACGACACCAACCGCGCCGCCTCCCCGTGCTCCCCATCCGACGGATCCGTATGCACCTCCGCCATCACGAACGCCGACTCCTACGACCGCCGCTTCCACTACgaccccgtcgtcgacctcgaccCCGCAGCCTTCTTCAGCGCGGGCGCCAACGCTGATCTCATGAACTCCGCCTTCCTCAAGGGCATGGAGGAGGCCAACAAGTTCCTCCCCTCCCAGGACAAGCTCGTCATCGACCTCGAGGCCTCCTCCGCCAACTTCTTCAGGGGACTCGACGAGGGCAACAAGTTCCTGCCCACCCACAACACCAAGGGAGCGGCGCGCACCGTGAAGAAGGAGGAGGCGGTCGAAGCAATCTCGGCCATCTCGTCCATCTCCAACTCCAACTCCAACTTAACctccgggggcggcggcggccggggccGCAAGAACCCGTACCGCGACGACGAGCTGGAGCAGGAGGGCGGCAGGAGCAGCAAGCAGAGCGCGATGCAGGGCGACGACGTCACGGCCCGGGAGATGTTCGACAGGATGCTCATGCCCTCGGAGGAGATGTGCGTGGAGCAGATGCAGAACCTGCGGATCGCCATGCAGGAGGCGGTGGCCAAGAACgacgccgccggcggcggcgccggcaaGGACGGGAAGGCCAGGGGCCGCCGCGGCGCCTCCGACGTGGTCGACCTGCGCACGCTGCTCATCCACTGCGCGCAGGCCGTCGCCACCGACGACCGCCGCAGCGCCACCGAGCTGCTCAAGCAGATCACGCTGCACGCGCGCCCCGACGGCGACGGCACGCAGCGCCTCGCGCACTGCTTCGCCGAGGGCCTGCAGGCGCGGCTCGCCGGCACCGGCGGCATGGTGCACCAGTCGCTCATGGCCACGCGCATCTCCGCTGTCGACATGCTCAAGGCCTACCAGCTCTACATGGCCGCCATCTGCTTCAAGAAGGTGTCCTTCATCTTCTCAAATTCTACCATCTATATTGCCTCCTTGGGGAAGAAGAAGATACATATCATCGACTATGGCATACAGTATGGGTTCCAGTGGCCGTGCTTTCTGCGGCGGATATCGCAGAGGGAGGGAGGGCCACCAGAGGTAAGGATCACCGGTATTGACCTCCCTCAGCCTGGGTTCCGGCCGAAAGAGCGCATCGAGGAGACAGGACGCAGGCTCAGCAAGTATGCCAGCGAGTTTAACGTGCCGTTCAAGTACCAGGCCATCGCGGCGGCAAAGATGGAGTCGCTCCGTAAAGAGGATCTCAACATTGATCCTGAAGAGACGCTCATCGTGAACTGCCTGTTTCAGTTCAAGAACTTGATGGATGAGAGCGTTGTGATCGAGAGTCCAAGGGATGTTGTGCTCAGTAACATCCGGAAGATGCGTCCCCACACGTTCATCCATGCAATTGTGAATGGCTCATTCAGCGCGCCGTTCTTCGTAACACGGTTTCGGGAGGTGCTCTTCTACTACTCCGCCCTGTTTGATGTTCTGGACACAACCACCCCAAGGGATAATGAACAGAGGATGCTGATTGAGCAGAACATCTTTGGGCGGGCTGCCCTCAATGTCATTGCCTGTGAGGGTACAGATAGGGTGGAGCGCCCTGAGACTTACAGGCAGTGGCAGGTAAGGAACCAGCGGGCAGGTTTGAAGCAGCTGCCATTGAACCCAGATGTCATTGACATAGTCAGAGAGAAGGCCAGTAACGGCTACCACAAGGACTTTGTGATTGATCTAGATCAAAACTGGCTCTTGCAGGGATGGAAAGGGCGCATCCTCTATGCCATCTCTACCTGGGCGGCAAATGATGCTAGCTCTTAG